The following coding sequences lie in one Pan paniscus chromosome X, NHGRI_mPanPan1-v2.0_pri, whole genome shotgun sequence genomic window:
- the FTHL17 gene encoding ferritin heavy polypeptide-like 17, with the protein MATAQPSQVRQKYDTNCDAAINSHIRLELYTSYLYLSMAFYFNRDDVALENFFRYFLRLSDDKTEHAQKLMRLQNLRGGRLCLQDIRKPECQGWESGLVAMESAFHLEKNVNQSLLDLYQLAVEKGDPQLCHFLESHYLHEQVKTIKELGGYVSNLRKICSPEAGLAEYLFDKLTLGGRVKET; encoded by the coding sequence ATGGCCACCGCCCAGCCATCGCAGGTGCGCCAGAAGTACGACACCAACTGCGACGCCGCCATCAACAGCCACATCAGGCTGGAGCTCTACACCTCCTACCTGTACCTGTCTATGGCCTTCTACTTCAACCGGGACGACGTGGCCCTGGAGAACTTCTTCCGCTACTTCCTGCGCCTGTCGGACGACAAAACGGAGCATGCCCAGAAGCTGATGAGGCTGCAGAACCTGCGCGGTGGCCGCCTCTGCCTTCAGGATATCAGGAAGCCAGAGTGCCAAGGCTGGGAGAGCGGGCTCGTGGCCATGGAGTCCGCCTTCCACCTGGAGAAGAACGTCAACCAGAGCCTGCTGGATCTGTACCAGCTGGCCGTGGAGAAGGGCGACCCCCAGCTGTGCCACTTCCTGGAGAGCCACTACCTGCACGAGCAAGTCAAGACCATCAAAGAGCTGGGTGGCTACGTGAGCAACCTGCGCAAGATTTGTTCCCCGGAAGCCGGCCTGGCTGAGTACCTGTTCGACAAGCTCACCCTGGGCGGCCGCGTCAAAGAGACTTGA